The following proteins are co-located in the Primulina tabacum isolate GXHZ01 chromosome 11, ASM2559414v2, whole genome shotgun sequence genome:
- the LOC142519227 gene encoding uncharacterized protein LOC142519227, whose product MVGERVADEREDMEIDGVKAEKKTSNDIPDEFNANFLKIYYGKFFPYADMHKWMSYGNDGKHPGCDHSYFGRREFSFTLDNDIYLRFQSFNNSAELEKAIKEKCPFKIDIGPVYSVDPAKRHAYSQSGDNVFTPVERELIFDIDISDYDDVRYCCSGADVCSECWPLMTVAIKVIDTALRDDFGFNHILWVYSGRRGVHCWVCDGKARRLRNEQRAAIAEYLQVRKGNENSLKKVSLEGGSSLHPFLARSYTDILKDFFEGKVLATQQLFSDEERCENILGMIPDESITSELRGKWRDNKRSRDDVNVARWGHVKHLLQSGKQKSLSIRRCVEEIVFSFTFPRLDTEVSKHMNHLLKAPFCVHPKTGHVCVPIDPKHCDEFDPSAVPTLSKLLEELNMGALRSDGEDELENSLLGQSIKYFRSSFLQPLLKSCKEEIESSYAAKIQQSNNSLSW is encoded by the exons atggtTGGAGAAAGAGTTGCGGACGAAAGGGAAGATATGGAAATTGACGGAGTAAAAGCAGAGAAAAAGACTAGTAATGACATTCCGGATGAGTTTAATGCCAATTTCCTCAAAATTTACTACG GAAAGTTTTTTCCATACGCTGATATGCATAAATGGATGTCATATGGAAACG ATGGAAAACATCCTGGGTGTGATCACTCCTACTTTGGGCGAAGAGAATTTTCTTTTACTTTGGATAACGATATTTATTTGCGGTTTCAGTCCTTCAACAATTCTGCTGAACTGGAAAAGGCCATAAAGGAGAAATGCCCTTTCAAAATTGACATAGGTCCTGTTTATAGTGTGGAT CCTGCAAAGAGGCATGCTTATTCCCAGTCTGGTGATAATGTTTTCACACCAGTGGAGAGAGAACTTATATTTGATATA GATATATCGGATTATGACGATGTTAGATATTGCTGTTCGGGAGCTGATGTTTGCTCAGAATGCTGGCCATTGATGACAGTAGCTATCAAAGTGATCGATACAGCACTTAGAG ATGATTTTGGATTTAACCACATTTTATGGGTATACAGTGGTCGTCGTGGTGTTCATTGTTGGGTTTGTGATGGGAAAGCACGAAG GTTGAGAAATGAACAAAGGGCTGCTATTGCTGAATATTTACAAGTCCGCAAG GGAAATGAAAATAGCCTTAAAAAAGTTTCCCTTGAGGGTGGTTCCTCCCTTCATCCTTTCTTAGC GAGATCATACACGGatattttgaaagatttttTCGAGGGAAAGGTGCTTGCAACTCAACAATTGTTTTCGGATGAGGAAAGATGTGAAAACATACTAGGAATGATTCCCGATGAAT CTATTACTTCTGAGCTGCGAGGGAAGTGGCGGGATAACAAGCGCTCTCGAGATGATGTTAATGTTGCTAGATGGGGCCATGTTAAACACCTTCTGCAATCTGGAAAACAGAAG TCACTGAGTATTCGTAGATGCGTAGAAGAGATTGTCTTCTCTTTTACCTTTCCAAGACTTGATACGGAG GTTTCAAAGCACATGAATCACTTGCTGAAGGCACCATTCTGTGTACACCCAAAAACAG GCCATGTTTGTGTTCCCATCGATCCCAAGCATTGTGATGAATTTGATCCTTCTGCTGTTCCAACCCTTTCAAAG CTTCTTGAAGAACTTAACATGGGAGCTTTGCGATCAGATGGCGAGGATG AACTGGAAAATAGCTTGCTTGGACAGTCAATCAAATATTTCAGGTCATCTTTTTTGCAGCCACTGCTCAAGTCCTGCAAG GAAGAGATTGAAAGTTCATATGCTGCCAAAATTCAGCAATCAAACAACTCCCTAAGCTGGTAA